The following proteins are co-located in the Mycolicibacterium goodii genome:
- a CDS encoding aldehyde dehydrogenase family protein, with product MTANITSDQAQGAGVAGLPTADELRQRVRRALDAIGATAALAEPGGASDGDLHASTPITGDVLFTLPGHTAEAADAAIAEAAQAFSVWRTTPAPVRGALVARLGQLLVEHKADLATLVTVEAGKITSEALGEVQEMIDICEFAVGLSRQLYGRTIASERPGHRLMETWHPLGVVGVITAFNFPVAVWSWNTAIALVCGDTVVWKPSELTPLTAIACQALIERAAADVGAPAAVSRLVQGGREVGERLVDDPRVALVSATGSVRMGREVGPRVASRFGKVLLELGGNNAAIVTPSADLDLAVRAIVFSAAGTAGQRCTTLRRLIVHSSIADEVVRRVVSAYQSLPIGDPSADATLVGPLIHARAYRDMVGALEQARADGATVYGGERHELGDEEGAFYVAPAVAVMPAQTEIVHTETFAPILYVLTYDRLDEAIALNNGVPQGLSSAIFTTDVREAERFMAADGSDCGIANVNIGTSGAEIGGAFGGEKHTGGGRESGSDAWKAYMRRATNTVNYSSELPLAQGVHFG from the coding sequence ATGACAGCGAATATCACATCAGACCAGGCTCAGGGCGCCGGCGTGGCCGGTCTCCCCACGGCCGACGAACTGCGGCAGCGGGTGCGTCGCGCGCTCGACGCGATCGGCGCGACCGCCGCGCTCGCCGAACCGGGCGGCGCATCCGACGGTGACCTGCACGCCAGCACACCCATCACCGGGGACGTGCTGTTCACCCTCCCCGGGCACACCGCAGAGGCGGCCGACGCGGCGATCGCCGAAGCCGCCCAGGCGTTTTCCGTGTGGCGGACCACGCCCGCCCCGGTGCGCGGTGCCCTGGTGGCGCGGCTGGGTCAACTGCTGGTCGAGCACAAGGCCGATCTGGCGACGCTGGTGACGGTCGAGGCGGGCAAGATCACCTCCGAGGCCCTCGGCGAGGTGCAGGAGATGATCGACATCTGCGAGTTCGCCGTCGGGTTGTCGCGCCAGCTGTACGGCCGCACGATCGCCTCGGAACGGCCGGGGCACCGGCTCATGGAGACCTGGCATCCGCTGGGCGTGGTCGGCGTGATCACCGCGTTCAACTTCCCGGTGGCGGTGTGGTCGTGGAACACCGCGATCGCGCTGGTGTGCGGGGACACCGTCGTGTGGAAGCCCTCGGAGCTCACGCCGCTGACCGCGATCGCCTGCCAGGCGCTGATCGAGCGGGCCGCCGCCGACGTCGGCGCGCCGGCCGCGGTGAGCCGGTTGGTGCAGGGTGGACGCGAGGTCGGCGAACGCCTCGTCGACGATCCCCGGGTGGCACTGGTCAGCGCGACCGGCTCGGTGCGGATGGGCCGGGAGGTCGGCCCGCGGGTGGCGTCCCGGTTCGGCAAGGTGCTGCTGGAACTCGGCGGCAACAACGCCGCCATCGTGACGCCGTCGGCCGACCTCGACCTCGCGGTCCGGGCGATCGTGTTCTCCGCCGCGGGCACCGCGGGCCAGCGGTGCACCACGCTGCGCAGGCTGATCGTGCACTCCTCGATCGCCGACGAGGTGGTGCGCCGTGTCGTGTCGGCCTACCAGAGCCTGCCGATCGGTGACCCGTCGGCCGACGCAACGCTGGTGGGTCCGTTGATCCACGCCCGCGCCTACCGCGACATGGTCGGCGCCCTCGAGCAGGCGCGCGCCGACGGCGCAACCGTGTACGGCGGTGAGCGTCACGAACTCGGCGACGAGGAGGGCGCGTTCTACGTGGCGCCAGCGGTCGCGGTGATGCCCGCGCAGACCGAGATCGTGCACACCGAGACCTTCGCCCCGATCCTCTATGTGCTCACCTACGATCGGCTCGATGAGGCCATCGCGCTCAACAACGGGGTGCCGCAAGGGCTTTCGTCGGCGATCTTCACCACCGACGTGCGGGAGGCCGAGCGGTTCATGGCGGCCGACGGTTCCGACTGCGGCATCGCCAACGTCAACATCGGCACGTCGGGCGCCGAGATCGGCGGGGCGTTCGGCGGCGAGAAGCACACCGGCGGTGGACGCGAATCGGGTTCGGACGCGTGGAAGGCCTACATGCGCCGCGCCACCAACACCGTCAACTACTCCTCGGAGTTGCCGCTGGCCCAGGGCGTGCATTTCGGATAG
- a CDS encoding SDR family NAD(P)-dependent oxidoreductase codes for MDIDGTTAVVTGGGSGIGAALAEAFAAAGARVVVADLDETGAAGTAERIGSAGGSAVAVRADATATADIAALTRTGFGPVDIYVANAGILGVTGLGTDEDWDRILAVNLRAHVRAADVLVPQWVSRGRGYFVSVASAAGLLSQIGAAGYAVSKHAAVGFAEWLAITYGDDGIGVSCVCPLGVDTPLLQAVRHSAETDAHVGAESIVRSGDVISPQDVAAVTVEAVRAGQFLALPHPHVLDLYRRKGSDYDHWIAGMRRYQRSLRGGAVPGT; via the coding sequence ATGGACATCGACGGCACCACCGCCGTGGTCACCGGCGGCGGATCGGGCATTGGCGCGGCCCTGGCCGAGGCGTTCGCGGCCGCAGGCGCCCGCGTCGTCGTCGCCGACCTCGACGAAACGGGTGCCGCGGGCACCGCGGAGCGGATCGGCTCGGCCGGCGGGTCCGCCGTGGCGGTGCGCGCGGACGCGACCGCCACGGCCGACATCGCCGCGCTCACCCGCACCGGGTTCGGCCCGGTCGACATCTACGTCGCCAACGCGGGGATCCTCGGCGTCACCGGCCTCGGCACCGACGAGGACTGGGACCGGATCCTCGCGGTGAACCTGCGCGCCCACGTCCGGGCCGCCGACGTCCTGGTGCCGCAATGGGTCTCGCGGGGCCGCGGATACTTCGTGTCCGTGGCCTCGGCCGCGGGCCTGCTCTCCCAGATCGGCGCGGCCGGGTACGCCGTCAGCAAGCACGCCGCCGTGGGGTTCGCCGAGTGGCTCGCGATCACCTACGGCGACGACGGCATCGGCGTGAGCTGTGTGTGCCCGCTCGGGGTCGACACGCCGTTGCTGCAGGCCGTGCGCCATTCGGCGGAAACCGATGCGCACGTGGGGGCCGAGTCGATCGTGCGGTCCGGGGATGTCATCTCACCGCAGGACGTGGCGGCCGTGACCGTCGAGGCCGTGCGGGCCGGGCAGTTCCTGGCGCTGCCGCACCCACACGTGCTCGACCTGTACCGCCGCAAGGGCTCCGACTACGACCACTGGATCGCGGGCATGCGGCGCTACCAGCGGTCACTGCGCGGCGGTGCCGTGCCCGGCACGTAG
- a CDS encoding lipase maturation factor family protein, giving the protein MEWFTASEYWLARQVLQRGIAALYVVAFVAAALQFRALLGRRGLLPVPRFLARSSFKNSPSIFHFHYSDGFFAAVCWTGAAVSAALVLGVGDRVPLWAAMLLWVLLWVLYLSIANVGQAWYSFGWESLLLEAGTLAVFLGNDDVAPPLLVLWLVRWLLFRVEFGAGMIKMRGDRCWRDLTCLYYHHETQPMPGPLSWFFHHLPKPLHRAEVAGNHFAQLVVPFFLFAPQPVASGAAIVVIVTQLWLVASGNFAWLNWITIVLACGVVSDPVIGAVVSLPAVPEAGDPPVWYVAAVVAFTALVVSLSFWPLRNLVSKRQRMNMSYNRYHLVNSYGAFGVVGRTRDEVVIEGTDEATLTDETTWREYEFKGKPGDVRRLPRQFAPYHLRLDWLMWFAAISPAYAQPWLQTFLERLLEGDRSTLKLLRANPFPDHPPRHVRARLYRYRYSTWDELRRDHVWWKRTLLGDYVPPVTLRAGHGTAAQ; this is encoded by the coding sequence ATGGAGTGGTTCACGGCATCCGAATACTGGCTGGCCCGGCAGGTGCTGCAGCGGGGGATCGCGGCGCTCTACGTCGTCGCGTTCGTCGCGGCGGCGCTGCAGTTCCGGGCGCTCCTCGGCCGGCGGGGTCTGTTGCCGGTCCCGCGGTTCCTGGCCCGCAGTTCGTTCAAGAATTCCCCCAGCATCTTCCACTTCCACTACTCCGACGGGTTCTTCGCCGCGGTCTGCTGGACCGGCGCCGCGGTGTCCGCGGCGCTGGTGCTCGGGGTGGGGGATCGGGTGCCGCTGTGGGCCGCGATGCTGCTGTGGGTACTGCTGTGGGTGCTGTACCTGTCGATCGCGAACGTGGGTCAGGCCTGGTACTCGTTCGGGTGGGAGTCGCTGCTGCTGGAGGCCGGGACGCTGGCGGTCTTCCTCGGCAACGACGACGTCGCGCCGCCGCTGCTGGTGCTGTGGCTGGTGCGGTGGTTGCTGTTCCGGGTGGAGTTCGGAGCCGGGATGATCAAGATGCGCGGTGACCGCTGCTGGCGCGACCTGACGTGCCTGTACTACCACCACGAGACGCAGCCGATGCCCGGCCCGCTCAGCTGGTTCTTCCACCACCTGCCCAAGCCGCTGCACCGGGCCGAGGTGGCGGGGAATCACTTTGCGCAGCTTGTGGTTCCGTTCTTCCTGTTCGCTCCGCAACCGGTTGCGAGCGGCGCGGCGATCGTCGTGATCGTCACGCAGTTGTGGCTCGTGGCGTCCGGGAACTTCGCGTGGCTCAACTGGATCACGATCGTGCTGGCATGCGGTGTGGTGTCCGATCCGGTCATCGGCGCGGTGGTGTCGCTGCCTGCCGTGCCCGAGGCGGGTGATCCGCCGGTGTGGTACGTGGCCGCGGTCGTCGCGTTCACCGCACTGGTGGTGTCGTTGAGCTTCTGGCCGCTGCGCAACCTGGTGTCCAAGCGGCAGCGGATGAACATGTCCTACAACCGGTATCACCTGGTGAACTCGTACGGGGCGTTCGGCGTGGTCGGGCGGACCCGTGACGAGGTGGTGATCGAGGGCACCGACGAGGCGACGCTCACCGACGAGACGACCTGGCGCGAGTACGAGTTCAAGGGCAAACCGGGCGATGTGCGCCGCCTGCCGCGCCAGTTCGCGCCGTACCACCTGCGCCTCGACTGGTTGATGTGGTTCGCCGCGATCTCGCCCGCCTATGCCCAGCCGTGGCTGCAGACGTTCTTGGAACGGCTGCTCGAGGGGGACCGCAGCACGCTGAAGTTGCTGCGCGCCAACCCGTTTCCGGACCACCCGCCGCGTCATGTGCGGGCCAGGCTCTACCGCTACCGCTACAGCACGTGGGACGAACTGCGCCGCGACCACGTGTGGTGGAAGCGCACCCTGCTCGGTGACTATGTGCCGCCGGTGACGCTACGTGCCGGGCACGGCACCGCCGCGCAGTGA
- a CDS encoding ATP-dependent helicase — protein sequence MTTTGADPLVRFGALTREWFTTAFAAPTPAQADAWSAISEGNNTLVIAPTGSGKTLAAFLWAIDRLAQESGEPPRTGTQVLYVSPLKALAVDVERNLRTPLTGITRVAERNGLPAPKITVGVRSGDTPPNQRRAMIADPPDILITTPESLFLMLTSAARETLTSVRTVIVDEVHAVAATKRGAHLALSLERLDQLLEAPAQRIGLSATVRPPEEVARFLSGQAPTTIVCPPAAKTFDLSVQVPVPDMANLENNSIWPDVEEQIVDLVEAHRSSIVFANSRRLAERLTSRLNEIHAERSGIELPAGPNPQVGGGAPAHLMGSGQANGAPPLLARAHHGSVSKEQRAQVEDDLKSGRLRAVVATSSLELGIDMGAVDLVIQVEAPPSVASGLQRVGRAGHQVGEISQGVLFPKHRTDLIGCAVTVQRMHSGDIETLRVPANPLDVLAQHTVAVAALEPVDADAWFDSVRRSAPFATLPRSAFEATLDLLSGKYPSTEFAELRPRLVYDRDTGTLTARPGAQRLAVTSGGAIPDRGMFTVYLASESEKPSRVGELDEEMVYESRPGDVISLGATSWRITEITHDRVLVIPAPGQPARLPFWRGDSVGRPAELGAAVGAFTGELASLDRKAFDKRCQDMGFAGYATENLHQLLREQREATGVVPSDTTFVVERFRDELGDWRVILHSPYGLRVHGPLALAVGRRLRERYGIDEKPTASDDGIIVRLPDSGDTPPGADLFVFDADEIEPIVTAEVGGSALFASRFRECAARALLLPRRHPGKRSPLWHQRQRAAQLLDIARKYPDFPIVLEAVRECLQDVYDVPALIELMHKVAQRRLRVVEVETATPSPFAVSLLFGYVGAFMYEGDSPLAERRAAALALDTVLLSELLGRVELRELLDPAVVASTSAQLQHLTPERAARDAEGVADLLRLLGPLTEAEIAQRCTADNIGGWLDGLHAAKRALPVTYAGQTWWAAVEDIGLLRDGIGVPVPVGVPAAFTGSASDPLGDLIGRYARTRGPFSTEQTAARFGLGVRVASDVLSRMAVDGRLVRGEFVADLAGEQWCDAQVLKILRRRSLAALRAQVEPVSTDAYARFLPAWQHVGSTGTTGVDGLATVIEQLAGVPVPASAVESLIFPQRVRDYQPAMLDELLASGEVMWSGAGQIGGGDGWIAFHLADSAPLTLTPGAEIEFTDTHRAIMETLGHGGAYFFRQLTDGTVEGTAGQQLKQALWDLIWAGWVTGDTFAPVRAVLSGPRRSGTPAHRQRHRPPRLSRYSVAHAQTRSTDPTVSGRWSAVPGAEPDSTVRAHFQAELLLGRHGVLTKGAVGAEGVPGRFATLYKVLSAFEDAGRCQRGYFVESLGGAQFAVASTVDRLRSYLDNVDPERPEYHAVVLAATDPANPYGAALAWPTDSEAHRPGRKAGALVVLVDGRLVWFLERGGRSLLSFGVDPDAQRAAAGALTDLVGAGRIPSLLVERINGVAVLDPDVDAERAVVQDALLGAGLSRTPRGLRLR from the coding sequence ATGACCACCACTGGGGCTGATCCGCTGGTCCGGTTCGGCGCGCTGACCCGGGAGTGGTTCACGACTGCGTTCGCCGCGCCGACACCGGCGCAGGCCGATGCCTGGTCGGCGATCTCCGAGGGCAACAACACCCTGGTCATCGCCCCGACCGGGTCGGGCAAGACACTTGCCGCGTTCCTGTGGGCGATCGACCGGCTGGCGCAGGAGTCGGGCGAGCCGCCCCGGACCGGCACGCAGGTGCTCTACGTCTCCCCGCTCAAGGCACTCGCGGTCGACGTCGAACGCAACCTGCGCACCCCGCTGACCGGTATCACGCGGGTCGCCGAACGCAACGGACTGCCCGCCCCGAAGATCACGGTGGGTGTGCGCTCCGGGGACACCCCACCGAATCAGCGCCGCGCGATGATCGCCGACCCCCCGGACATCCTGATCACGACGCCCGAGTCGCTGTTCCTCATGTTGACCTCGGCCGCCCGCGAGACGCTGACCTCGGTGCGCACGGTCATCGTCGACGAGGTGCACGCGGTGGCCGCGACCAAGCGCGGTGCACACCTGGCGCTGTCGCTGGAACGCCTCGATCAGTTGCTCGAGGCCCCCGCGCAACGCATCGGCCTGTCGGCCACGGTTCGTCCGCCCGAGGAGGTCGCCCGGTTCCTGTCCGGGCAGGCCCCCACCACGATCGTGTGCCCGCCCGCCGCCAAGACCTTCGACCTGTCGGTCCAGGTGCCGGTGCCCGACATGGCCAACCTGGAGAACAACTCGATCTGGCCCGATGTCGAGGAACAGATCGTCGACCTCGTCGAGGCCCACCGGTCGTCGATCGTGTTCGCCAACTCGCGGCGGCTGGCCGAGCGGCTCACCTCCCGGCTCAACGAGATCCACGCCGAGCGCAGCGGCATCGAACTGCCGGCCGGGCCCAATCCGCAGGTCGGCGGCGGCGCCCCGGCCCACCTGATGGGCAGCGGCCAGGCCAACGGAGCCCCACCGCTGCTGGCCCGGGCCCATCACGGCTCGGTCAGCAAGGAGCAGCGCGCCCAGGTCGAAGACGACCTCAAGAGCGGCAGGCTGCGGGCCGTCGTCGCGACGTCGAGCCTGGAACTGGGCATCGACATGGGCGCGGTCGATCTGGTGATCCAGGTCGAGGCGCCCCCGTCGGTGGCGAGCGGTCTGCAACGCGTCGGACGCGCCGGTCACCAGGTGGGCGAGATCTCGCAGGGGGTGCTGTTCCCCAAGCACCGTACCGACCTGATCGGATGCGCGGTGACCGTGCAGCGCATGCACAGCGGCGACATCGAAACCCTGCGGGTGCCCGCCAACCCGCTCGACGTGCTCGCCCAGCACACCGTCGCGGTCGCGGCCCTGGAGCCGGTCGACGCCGACGCGTGGTTCGACTCGGTGCGCCGCAGCGCACCGTTCGCGACGCTGCCGCGCAGCGCATTCGAGGCCACCCTCGACCTGCTGTCGGGCAAGTACCCCTCGACCGAGTTCGCCGAACTGCGGCCCCGCCTGGTCTACGACCGTGACACCGGCACACTCACCGCGCGGCCCGGCGCGCAGCGGCTCGCGGTGACCTCGGGCGGCGCGATCCCCGACCGCGGCATGTTCACCGTCTACCTGGCGTCGGAGAGCGAAAAGCCCTCCCGGGTGGGCGAACTCGACGAGGAGATGGTCTACGAATCGCGGCCGGGCGACGTGATCTCGCTGGGCGCCACGAGTTGGCGCATCACCGAGATCACGCACGACCGCGTGCTGGTCATCCCCGCGCCAGGGCAACCCGCACGTCTGCCGTTCTGGCGCGGCGACAGCGTGGGCCGCCCGGCCGAACTGGGTGCGGCGGTCGGCGCGTTCACCGGAGAACTCGCGAGCCTGGACCGCAAGGCGTTCGACAAGCGTTGCCAGGACATGGGTTTCGCCGGCTACGCGACCGAGAACCTACACCAGTTGCTGCGTGAACAACGCGAGGCCACCGGCGTGGTACCGAGCGACACCACGTTCGTCGTCGAACGCTTCCGCGACGAACTCGGCGACTGGCGGGTGATCCTGCACTCGCCGTACGGGCTGCGCGTGCACGGCCCGCTCGCGCTGGCCGTCGGCCGACGGCTGCGCGAACGGTACGGCATCGACGAGAAGCCGACGGCATCCGACGACGGCATCATCGTCCGGCTCCCCGACAGCGGTGACACCCCGCCCGGCGCAGATCTTTTCGTGTTCGACGCCGACGAGATCGAACCGATCGTCACCGCCGAGGTCGGCGGGTCGGCGCTGTTCGCGTCCCGGTTCCGCGAGTGTGCGGCCCGCGCGCTGCTGCTGCCCCGCCGGCATCCGGGCAAGCGTTCCCCGCTGTGGCACCAGCGGCAGCGGGCCGCGCAACTGCTCGACATCGCGCGCAAGTACCCGGACTTCCCGATCGTGCTGGAAGCCGTGCGGGAATGTCTGCAGGACGTCTACGACGTGCCCGCGCTCATCGAACTCATGCACAAGGTCGCCCAGCGGCGCCTGCGCGTGGTCGAGGTGGAGACCGCGACGCCGTCGCCGTTCGCGGTGTCGCTGCTGTTCGGCTACGTCGGTGCGTTCATGTACGAAGGTGACAGCCCGCTCGCCGAGCGGCGCGCGGCGGCGCTGGCGCTGGACACCGTGCTGCTGTCCGAACTGCTCGGTCGCGTCGAGCTGCGTGAGCTGCTCGATCCGGCCGTCGTCGCGTCGACCTCGGCACAGCTGCAACATCTGACGCCCGAGCGGGCCGCGCGCGACGCCGAGGGTGTCGCGGATCTGCTGCGCCTGCTGGGCCCGCTCACCGAGGCCGAGATCGCGCAACGCTGCACCGCCGACAACATCGGCGGCTGGCTCGACGGGTTGCACGCCGCGAAACGGGCGCTGCCGGTGACCTACGCCGGCCAGACCTGGTGGGCGGCCGTCGAGGACATCGGGCTGCTGCGCGACGGCATCGGCGTACCGGTCCCGGTGGGCGTGCCCGCCGCGTTCACCGGATCGGCCTCCGATCCGCTCGGTGATCTGATCGGCCGCTACGCGCGCACCCGCGGTCCGTTCAGCACCGAGCAGACCGCCGCCCGGTTCGGCCTCGGTGTCCGGGTCGCGTCGGATGTGTTGAGCCGCATGGCCGTCGACGGGCGGTTGGTCCGCGGCGAGTTCGTCGCCGACCTCGCCGGTGAGCAGTGGTGCGACGCCCAGGTGCTCAAGATCCTGCGGCGCCGGTCGCTGGCGGCGCTGCGCGCGCAGGTCGAACCGGTCAGCACCGACGCCTACGCACGGTTCCTTCCCGCCTGGCAGCATGTCGGGTCGACCGGCACCACGGGCGTCGACGGGCTCGCCACCGTGATCGAACAGCTTGCCGGCGTGCCGGTTCCGGCTTCGGCCGTGGAATCGCTGATCTTCCCGCAACGCGTCCGCGACTATCAGCCCGCGATGCTCGACGAACTGCTGGCCTCTGGCGAGGTCATGTGGTCGGGGGCAGGCCAGATCGGTGGCGGCGACGGGTGGATCGCGTTCCACCTCGCCGACTCCGCGCCGCTGACCCTGACACCGGGTGCCGAGATCGAGTTCACCGACACCCATCGCGCGATCATGGAGACCCTCGGCCACGGCGGCGCGTACTTCTTCCGCCAACTCACCGACGGGACCGTCGAGGGTACCGCGGGTCAGCAACTCAAACAGGCGTTGTGGGATCTGATCTGGGCCGGCTGGGTCACCGGCGACACCTTCGCACCGGTGCGTGCCGTGCTGTCGGGGCCGCGACGGTCCGGCACCCCCGCGCACCGGCAACGGCACCGCCCGCCGCGGTTGAGCCGCTACAGCGTCGCCCACGCCCAGACCCGCAGCACCGACCCGACCGTCTCGGGCCGCTGGTCGGCGGTGCCTGGCGCCGAACCCGATTCGACGGTGCGGGCCCACTTCCAGGCCGAGTTGCTGCTGGGTCGCCACGGTGTGCTCACCAAGGGCGCGGTGGGTGCCGAAGGGGTGCCGGGAAGGTTCGCGACGCTCTACAAGGTGCTCAGCGCGTTCGAGGACGCCGGCCGGTGTCAACGCGGCTATTTCGTCGAATCACTGGGCGGCGCCCAGTTCGCGGTCGCCTCGACGGTCGACCGTCTGCGCTCCTATCTGGACAACGTCGATCCCGAGCGGCCCGAGTACCACGCCGTGGTGCTCGCGGCGACGGATCCGGCCAACCCGTACGGCGCCGCGCTTGCCTGGCCGACGGATTCCGAGGCACACCGGCCGGGCCGCAAGGCCGGTGCCCTGGTGGTGCTGGTCGATGGGCGACTCGTGTGGTTCCTCGAACGCGGCGGCCGCTCGCTGCTGAGCTTCGGTGTCGATCCGGACGCGCAGCGGGCCGCCGCCGGGGCGCTGACCGATCTGGTGGGCGCCGGCCGGATCCCGTCGCTGCTCGTCGAACGGATCAACGGGGTGGCCGTGCTCGACCCCGATGTGGACGCCGAGCGTGCGGTGGTGCAGGACGCCCTGCTCGGTGCTGGGCTCTCGCGGACCCCGCGGGGGCTGAGGCTGCGCTGA
- the nei2 gene encoding endonuclease VIII Nei2, translating into MPEGDTVFHTATALRGALVGKTLTRCDVRVPRYATVDLRGAVVDEVLSRGKHLFIRAGAASIHSHLKMDGAWRIGPTKVAPHRIRIVLETADSRATGIDLGILEILDRGADMAAVAHLGPDLLGPDWEPRVAAANLAADPDRPLASALLDQRVMAGIGNVYCNELCFVFGRLPTAPVGTLKDPLRVVQRARDMLWLNRSRWNRTTTGDTRNGRQLWVYGRAGEPCRRCGTLIETDRGGERVTYWCPVCQTAS; encoded by the coding sequence ATGCCCGAGGGCGACACCGTGTTCCACACCGCGACCGCGCTGCGCGGCGCGCTGGTGGGCAAGACACTGACACGATGTGACGTGCGGGTGCCGCGCTACGCCACGGTGGATCTGCGCGGCGCGGTCGTCGACGAGGTGCTCAGCCGGGGCAAGCATCTGTTCATCCGCGCCGGGGCGGCGAGCATCCACTCGCACCTGAAGATGGATGGCGCCTGGCGCATCGGGCCCACCAAGGTGGCCCCGCACCGCATCCGCATCGTCCTGGAGACCGCCGACAGCCGAGCCACCGGTATCGACCTGGGGATCCTGGAGATCCTCGACCGCGGCGCCGACATGGCCGCCGTCGCGCACCTGGGCCCCGACCTGCTCGGGCCGGACTGGGAACCACGGGTCGCCGCGGCCAATCTGGCGGCCGACCCGGACCGGCCGTTGGCATCGGCCCTGCTCGATCAACGCGTGATGGCGGGCATCGGCAACGTCTACTGCAACGAGTTGTGCTTCGTGTTCGGCCGGCTGCCCACCGCACCCGTCGGCACCCTCAAAGATCCGCTCCGCGTCGTACAACGCGCAAGGGACATGCTGTGGCTCAACCGTTCCCGCTGGAACCGCACCACCACCGGTGACACCCGCAACGGTCGCCAGCTGTGGGTGTACGGCCGCGCGGGCGAACCATGCCGGCGCTGCGGGACGCTGATCGAGACCGACCGCGGCGGCGAACGTGTCACCTACTGGTGCCCGGTGTGCCAGACCGCGTCCTGA
- a CDS encoding cupin domain-containing protein has protein sequence MSTVDGDLSQFGPNAPGYTWISADDVPAKEPFPGITIKLLWEGDNGAKAAITEIAPGAVWGNEDHHSPGPEEVYVVSGVFNDGVNDYPAGTFLHAPAGSWHVPQSKEGCVLFLFYPEG, from the coding sequence ATGAGCACAGTGGACGGTGACCTCTCGCAGTTCGGTCCCAACGCCCCCGGATATACCTGGATCTCCGCCGACGACGTGCCTGCCAAGGAGCCGTTTCCCGGTATCACCATCAAGCTGCTGTGGGAAGGCGACAACGGCGCCAAGGCCGCCATCACCGAGATCGCACCCGGCGCCGTCTGGGGCAACGAGGACCACCACAGCCCCGGACCGGAGGAGGTCTACGTCGTCTCGGGTGTGTTCAACGACGGCGTGAACGACTACCCGGCCGGTACCTTCCTGCATGCACCGGCCGGATCCTGGCACGTGCCGCAGTCGAAAGAAGGCTGCGTGTTGTTCCTCTTCTATCCCGAGGGCTGA
- a CDS encoding cupin domain-containing protein has translation MRTLSTLDLPALGKPGAPVLLAVLIAVAGSVAGPAATAHATPPKGVNAVVLSKQTVDGKDYIVTDITIAAGGSTGWHTHQGLVYGIVKTGVLTHYESNCKRDGVFGPGTPITDPTGPDHVHIGRNEGSTPLVLEVTYVDSAGAPTSDSAPDPGCNLE, from the coding sequence GTGAGAACGCTGTCAACGCTTGATCTGCCCGCGCTCGGCAAACCTGGCGCCCCGGTGCTGCTCGCGGTGCTGATCGCCGTGGCCGGATCGGTGGCAGGCCCGGCGGCAACCGCACACGCCACCCCGCCGAAAGGCGTCAACGCCGTGGTTCTGTCGAAGCAGACCGTCGACGGCAAGGACTACATCGTCACCGACATCACGATCGCCGCGGGTGGCAGCACCGGGTGGCACACCCACCAGGGTCTGGTCTACGGCATCGTCAAGACCGGTGTGCTCACCCATTACGAATCGAACTGCAAACGGGACGGCGTGTTCGGCCCCGGCACCCCGATCACCGATCCCACCGGCCCCGATCATGTGCACATCGGCCGCAACGAGGGTTCGACACCGCTTGTGCTCGAGGTGACCTACGTCGATTCGGCGGGTGCTCCCACGTCCGACAGCGCGCCGGATCCAGGCTGCAATCTGGAGTGA
- a CDS encoding 5'-methylthioadenosine/adenosylhomocysteine nucleosidase, translating to MTIGLICALPQELDHLHRVMGEATGSGDVVHHAHTIFQTGTLDGREVVLAGTGMGKVNAALVTTLLIHGFGCRAIVFSGVAGGLDPALSVGDVIVAERVIQHDAGLIDNERLQTYQAGHVPFINPTDRLGYDVDPVLLDKVRAALEGLRLPPLSARAGGHGAAARITYGTVLSGDQYLHSAPTRDRLHAQFGGRAVEMEGGAVAQVAEAFGVDWLVIIRALSDLAGEDSRFEFDQFAGEVAAASCAVLRALLPVL from the coding sequence GTGACAATCGGTTTGATCTGCGCGCTGCCGCAGGAACTGGACCACCTCCACCGCGTGATGGGCGAAGCGACCGGCAGCGGCGACGTTGTTCACCACGCGCACACGATTTTCCAGACCGGGACACTCGACGGGCGCGAGGTCGTGCTTGCCGGAACGGGCATGGGCAAAGTCAACGCCGCGCTGGTGACCACCCTGCTGATCCACGGTTTCGGTTGTCGCGCAATCGTTTTCTCGGGTGTGGCCGGTGGCCTGGACCCGGCGTTGAGCGTGGGCGACGTCATCGTCGCCGAACGCGTGATCCAACACGATGCGGGCCTGATCGACAACGAACGACTGCAGACCTATCAGGCCGGCCACGTGCCGTTCATCAACCCGACCGACCGACTCGGCTACGACGTCGACCCGGTGCTGTTGGACAAGGTCAGGGCCGCGCTGGAGGGTCTGCGTCTACCGCCGCTGTCGGCGCGGGCAGGAGGCCACGGCGCCGCGGCCCGGATCACCTACGGCACAGTCCTTTCCGGTGACCAGTACCTGCACAGCGCACCGACGCGGGACCGGCTGCACGCCCAGTTCGGTGGCCGCGCGGTCGAGATGGAGGGCGGTGCCGTGGCCCAGGTCGCCGAGGCGTTCGGGGTGGATTGGCTGGTGATCATCCGGGCACTGTCCGATCTGGCCGGTGAGGACTCGCGGTTCGAATTCGACCAGTTCGCCGGTGAGGTCGCCGCCGCGTCGTGCGCGGTGTTACGCGCGCTGCTGCCCGTGCTCTGA